A portion of the Jaculus jaculus isolate mJacJac1 chromosome 5, mJacJac1.mat.Y.cur, whole genome shotgun sequence genome contains these proteins:
- the Wasf2 gene encoding wiskott-Aldrich syndrome protein family member 2, whose protein sequence is MPLVTRNIEPRHLCRQTLPSDTSELECRTNITLANVIRQLGSLSKHAEDIFGEIFTQANTFASRVSSLAERVDRLQVKVTQLDPKEEEVSLQGINTRKAFRSSTIQDQKLFDRNSLPVPVLETYNTCDTPPPLNNLSPYRDDGKEALKFYTNPSYFFDLWKEKMLQDTKDIMKEKRKHRKEKKDNPNRGNVNPRKIKTRKEEWEKMKMGQEFVESKEKLGPSGYSSALVYQNGSIGSIENVDAGSYPPPPQSDSASSPSPSFSEDNLPPPPVEFSYPTDNQRGSGLAGPKRTSVVSPSHPPPAPPLGSPPGPKPGFAPPPAPPPPPPIGVPPPPPPIGFGSPGTPPPPSPPSFPPHPDFAAPPPPPPPPAADYPMPPPPLSQSPGGAPPPPPPPPPPGPPPLPFSGADGQPAVSPPLSDATKPKSSLPAVSDARSDLLSAIRQGFQLRRVEEQREQEKRDVVGNDVATILSRRIAVEYSDSEDDSSEFDEDDWSD, encoded by the exons ATGCCGTTAGTAACCAGGAACATCGAGCCAAGGCACCTGTGCCGTCAGACGTTGCCTAGCGATACAAGCGAGCTGGAATGCAGGACCAACATCACCCTGGCAAATGTCATCCGACAGCTGGGCAGCCTGA GTAAGCATGCAGAGGACATTTTTGGAGAGATTTTTACTCAGGCAAATACATTTGCCTCTCGGGTAAGCTCCCTTGCTGAAAGGGTCGACCGACTCCAAGTTAAAGTCACTCAGCTGGATCCCAAGGAAGAGGAGG TGTCACTACAAGGAATCAACACCCGGAAGGCCTTCAGAAGCTCCACCATTCAAGACCAGAAGCTTTTTGACAGAAATTCTCTCCCAGTGCCTGTCTTGGAAACCTATAACACCTGTGATACTCCTCCCCCTCTTAACAATCTTAGCCCTTACAG GGATGATGGAAAAGAGGCACTCAAATTCTACACCAACCCTTCATACTTCTTTGATCTCTGGAAGGAGAAGATGCTGCAGGACACCAAGGATATcatgaaagagaagagaaagcacaGG aaagaaaagaaagataatccAAATCGAGGGAATGTAAACCCGCGTAAAATTAAGACGCGTAAGGAAGAGTGGGAGAAAATGAAGATGGGACAAGAATTTGTGGAGTCCAAAGAAAAGCTGGGGCCTTCCGG GTACTCGTCGGCCTTGGTGTACCAGAATGGCAGCATTGGCTCCATTGAAAATGTAGATGCAGGCAgctacccaccaccaccacagtcagACTCTGCCTCTTCACCGTCTCCTTCCTTCTCGGAAGACAATTTACCTCCCCCACCGGTGGAATTCAG ctACCCGACAGACAACCAAAGAGGATCTGGCTTGGCTGGACCCAAAAGAACCAGTGTGGTCAGCCCAAGCCATCCACCCCCAGCTCCTCCTCTGGGCTCTCCACCAGGCCCCAAACCTGGGTTTGCTCCACCACCtgcccctcctcctccacctccaatAGGCgttccacctccaccaccacctatAGGATTTGGGTCTCCAGGGACCCCTCCACCACCTTCACCTCCATCTTTTCCACCTCATCCAGATTTTGCTGCCCCTccacctcctcccccaccacctgcagCTGACTACCCAATGCCACCACCTCCCTTATCCCAATCACCAGGAGGTGCTCCtccgcctccccctccccctccccctccagggCCTCCCCCTCTGCCCTTCAGTGGCGCTGATGGTCAGCCCGCTGTGTCACCACCGCTTTCTGATGCCACCAAGCCCAAGTCCTCCTTGCCTGCTGTGAGTGATGCCCGCAGTGACCTGCTTTCTGCTATCCGTCAAG GCTTTCAGCTGCGCAGGGTTGAGGAGCAGCGGGAACAAGAGAAGCGTGATGTCGTGGGGAATGACGTGGCTACCATCTTGTCACGTCGCATTGCTGTTGAATACAGCGACTCAGAAGATGACTCCTCTGAGTTTGATGAAGACGACTGGTCGGATTAA